TCTCGGTGCGGCCGCCCGAGCTCGCGATGGCCAGCTCCTTGATCGACTCGATGGCCGGCGACTTCGTGCCCGACGCGTTCACCGACGACTACCGGGCCGCGCTCCAGGAGGTCATCGACGCCAAGGTCGAGGGCCGCGAGATCGTCCAGCCGGAGGAGCAGGAAGAGGCCCCGTCCGCGGCGGTCGACCTGATGGCGGCGCTGAAGGCATCGGTCGAACGCGCCCGCGCCGCCCGCGGCGAGGCACCGGCCGACTCCGACGAGGGCGAGGCCCGCCCGGCGACGCCGATCACGTCGGCGAAGAAGGCGGCCAAGAAGGCCGAGCCGGCGGCGAAGAAGGCCGCACCCGCGAAGAAGACGGCGGCGGCGAAGAAGGCCGAGCCCGCCGCGAAGAAGGCCCCGGCCAAGAAGACAACCCGCAAGTCGGCCTAGGGCGCGACGGCGCGGCGGAGGTCTTTGATCAGTAGGAACAGGTGCATCGGGTCGGTGGGGCTGGGCTCGAACTTGGCCAGGGTCAGGTAGAAGTCGCGAGCCGACTCAGACTCGCAGTGGATCAGCAGCGCGCGGACGCCGATAACTTCGGCGGCGCCCGCGACCCGGCGGAGGGCGTCGACGACCAGCGCTCGGCCGAGGCCAACCCCCTGCACCGTCTTGTCGACGCCGAGCCGGGTGAGGATCACGACGGGCTGGTAGTAGCGACCCGCGCCCTGCATCATCCGCCGGGAGGCGGACGCCGGTGCGACGCTGCCAGCCGCCAACGCGTAGAAGCCGACAACCCGATCTTCGTCGTCGTCGACGCCGCGCACGACGTAGACCCGGGACAGGCCAGCCCGGTGGGCCTGGAGGGCGTGGTCGACCAGCCACTCCGACTGCGCGGCCGAGCCGCAGTCGAAGCCGTCAAGGGCGTGTGCCGGCGACAGCGACTCGACCGCGGCGAACCGGAAGCTCACGTGCCGTCTCCGGACCGGTCCGGGTCGAGCACGGTCGGCGCCGTCAGCAGGTCGCGCAGGCCGGAGACCTCGGCAGCGGGCCGGTCAAGGGCCTCGTCGAAGGCGCGCCAGGCATCGTCATCGAGCACGAAGACGCGCCGGTCGGCGAGGACGCTGGCCGCCGCGTCGGTGGCAGCCGTCAGCACGAACGTCGAAACCGTCGAACCCGTGGCCTCGCTCGCGGCCTCGAGCAGAGCCTTCTGCTCGGGGTCGAGACGTAGGTGCAGCCGCTCAGCCTTCGCACTCATGGTCCGAGCGTACGCACAACGTACGCCACCGGCAACCGCGTTCAGGCGAGCGTGTGCACCTCCAGGGTGCCGCCGGCGTAGTCGGAGCGGACTCGCTTCTTGTCGAACTTGCCGACCGAGGTCTTGGGGACTTCCTGGATGAAGCTCCATCGTTCCGGGAGCTGCCACTTCGGCAGCCGCTCGCCCAGGAACGCGCGCAGTTCGTCGGCGGTCGCGGTGGTGCCCTCGCGGAGCACCACGGTCGCCAGCGGGCGTTCGTCCCAGCGCTCGTCGGGCACGCCGACCACGCAGGCCTCGAGCACCGCCGGGTGGGCCATCAGCACGTTTTCCAGCTCGACCGACGAGATCCATTCGCCGCCCGACTTGATCACGTCTTTGGCTCGGTCGGTCAGGGTCAGGAAGCCGTTGGCCGAGAGGGTGCCGACGTCGCCGGTGCGCAGCCAGCCGTCGCGGAACTTCTCCGGGTCGGGCTCTTCCTCGCCCAGGTAGTGGGCGGTCACCCAGGGGCCGCGGACCTCGAGTTCGCCGACCGACTCGCCGTCGGCGGGGACCTGCTCGCCGAGCGGGCCGATGATCCGCGCCTGGACGCCGGCCGGGAAGCGGCCCTGGGTGTAGCGGTAGGCCCATTCCTCGTCGCCGGTCACGCCGGCCGGCGGGCGGGACACCGAGCCCAGCGGGGACATCTCGGTCATCCCCCAGGCGTGCACGATCTGCACGTCGTGCCGCTCCTTGTAGGCGTTCATCAGCGCCGGCGGGCAGGCCGAGCCCCCGACGATCGCCTCGCGCAGCGCGGAGCCGGGCTGGATGTGGTCGAGCGCGTCGTTCCAGATGGTCGGGACGGCGCCGGCCTTGGTCGGTTGCAGCGCCGCGATCATCTGCGCGATCGGCGCCCCCTGCAGGAAGCGGTCGGGCATGACCAGCGACGCGCCCGACATGAACGCGGCGAACGGGATGCCCCACGACATGGCGTGGAACATCGGGACGATCGCGAGCTCGCGGTCGGTCGAGCTGAGGCCGAAGGCCTCCGGCATGCAGACCTCCATCGAATGCAGCCAGATCGACCGGTGCGAGTAGGCGACGCCCTTCGGGTTGCCGGTGGTGCCCGACGTGTAGCAGAGCGCGGCCGCGTCGCGCTCGTCGACCTCGGGCCAGTCGAAGGTGGTCGGCTTGCCGGCGAGCAGGTCGTCCCAGTGGTGCACGGTGACCCGCCCGAGCAGCGGCGCCGGGTCGCCGCCCCCGACGACCACGACGTGCTCGACGGTGCTCATCTGCGGCAACACCTTGGCCAGCAACGGGATCAACGTCGAGTCGACGAGGACCACGCGGTCTTGCGCGTGGTTGGCGATGAACGCCACCTGGTCGGGGAACAGCCGGATGTTGAGCGTGTGCAGCACGGCACCCATGCTCGGCACCGCGAAGTAGGCGACCAGGTGCTCGTTGTTGTTCCACATGAACGTCGCGACCCGCTGGTCGCCGGTCACGCCGAGGTCGTCGCGAAGCGCATGGGCCAGTTGTGCGGCCGTCGCGCCGACCTCGGCGTAGGTCATCCGCCGTGGCTCGGCCCCGGTCCAGGTCACCACCTCCGACGCGCCGTGCACGGTCGCGCCGTGATCGAGGATCCGGGAGACAAGGAGCGGGGCGTCCATCATCGTGCTGCGCATACCAACAACTTAGTGTCGCAGCTCACATCCGACTAGATGAGCGACTCCGCCTTGGCTTCCATCTCGGCCGCGGTCGGCGGCTGGCCGGCCGGGCCGCCGCGCAGCTCCCGGTCGGGAAGCAGCACCGTGACCACCACCGCGACGATCGCGATCAGGCCGGCGACCAGGAACACGGTGTGCAGCGAGTCGACGAACGACACCTGGATCGCGTTGCGGACCGCGTCCGGCAGCGCCAGGATCTTCGACGGTTCGTTGATCGAGATGGTGCCGGTGCCGAGGGTCCCCTGCACCGACGCGGTCTGCTCCGGGGTGAGCCCGCGGAGCGAGTCCGGCACCCGGAGGGCCGTCTCGGTGGCCAGCCGGCTGCTCAGCACCGCGCCGAGGATCGCCACGCCGAACGAGCCGCCGAGCGAGCGGAAGAACGTGACGGCGCTCGTACCCGCGCCCAGGTCCTTCATCTCGACCGCGTTCTGCACCGCCATGATCAGCGACTGCATCGACAGGCCGAGGCCGATGCCGATCAGCACCATGTAGCAGAACGCGACGCCGAGCGAGCTGTCCACCTGGAGTTGGGTGAAGAGCAGGATGCCGAGGCCGAGCAGCACCGAGCCGGCGACCGGGAACCACTTGTAGCGGCCGATCCGGCTCATCGCCCGGCCGGTGAGCACCGACGTCACGATCACGCCGGCCATCATCGGCAGCATCAGCAGGCCGCTCTTGGTCGGCGACGCGCCCTTGACGATCTGGAGGTAGAGCGGGATGAAGATGATCGACCCGAACATCACCAGGCCGAGGATGAAGCCCGCGCCGTTGGCCAGGGCGAACGTCGGCCGGCGGAACAGGCGCAGCGGCAGGATCGGCTCCGACGCCCGGCTCTCCTGGACGAGGAACAACACGGTGAACACGGCGCCGATCGCGAACAGGCCGAGGATCGTGCCGGAGGTCCACGCGTACTCGGAACCGCCCCAGCTCAGGGCCAGCAGCAGCGCGCTGACGCCGATCACCAGCAGGCCGGCGCCCAGCCAGTCGATCTTGTGCTCGCGCTTGTGGAACGGGATCAACCGCATCACCCGGTACGCGACGATGATGGCCACGATCGCCAGCGGCACGTTGATGTAGAAGATCCAGCGCCAGTTGGTCTCGGCGAAGTAGCCACCGACCAGCGGGCCGGCGACCGACGCGACACCGAAGACAGCACCGAAGAGGCCCTGGTAGCGACCGCGCTCCCGGGGCGAGACCACGTCCGAGATGATCGTGAACGCGAGCGTCATCAGGCCGCCGGCGCCGATGCCCTGGATGCCGCGGGTGAAGATCAGCTCGGTCATGTTCTGCGACAGGCCGGCCAGCAGCGAGCCGACCAGGAACGTGCCGATCGAGAACAGGAAGACCGGGCGGCGCCCGATCAGGTCGGAGATCTTGCCGTAGAGCGGGGTCGACGCCGTCGACGCCAGCAGGTAGGCCGTGACCACCCACGAGTAGTGGTTGATCCCGCCGAGCTCGCCGACGATGGTCGGCAGCGCGGTTCCCACGATCGTCTGGTCGAGGGCCGCGAGCAGCATGCCGAGCATGAGGCCCGACATGAGTAGCAGGATCTGGCGATGGCTTAACTGGGGGCGGGCGGGGGTGTCGGTGCTCATTGCGCAAGTGTTCTGCTGAACTACCTGCATCTGCCAGCGAATGTGCAGCGCACCACTGCCGGACCCCCTGGTCAGCCGGGATCAGGAGACACGTGCCACTTTGATCACGGCGTCGCGTCGGGGCTGTGCATCTCCCGGTCAGCGGCCGGATCGGAGTGCGTCGGCCGGCCGCCCTCGATCGTGTTGCGCCCACCGGACCCGAGGACGATCGTTCGCCGCCCGCCGCGCACGACCCGGGGCAGCGTCGCGGTCAGCAGCCCGTGATCCATGACGGCGTCCACCCGGTCGGGGTCGACGTCGGCCGGCAGCGCCACCCGGTATTCGAACGCCCGCTCCGCACCGGCCTCGGGCTCGGTCCGGGCGCGGATGACGACCTCGCGCACATCGACGTCGAGCGCCACTTCCTCGGGCGCCACGCCGGGCAGCCGCGCGGTGATCGTGAAGGCTTCGTCGGTCTGGTCCAGGTCGATGTTGTTCAACGCGGCACGACCGAAGCCGGACCCGACGAGCCGGCCGAGTTCGGCCCGGAGAGACTGGAGTTCTGCGAAGGGGTCCCAGCGCCGTTCGGGTGCGTTCATAGGGTTATCGCTACCCACGGCGGGGTTGGCAAAACTTGGTTTTGGAGCCGCCTCCGAGAATCGAACTCGGGACCTACGCATTACGAGTGCGTCGCTCTGACCGACTGAGCTAAGGCGGCGTGCCCACCGCCGGGCGTGCCCGTGGTACGGCCCGCCCAGCATACGACACAGGGTCGGGTGTCACGCCACCGGTCAGACTCCCGATCGACGGCTGTCCGTCGCCCGGCGGCCGGGACTAGGCTCCCGCACGTGACGGATGATGCCACCGTGTCGCCCCCCGTCGAGCGCCTCCCGCAGTCTGAGGCCACGCCCACCCGGCGACCCCGCCCGCGCACGATGAACCCGATCGAGCTCGGCTTCAACCCCCGCCCGCCGGTGCCGTGGCTCGGACCGCTGCTGCTGTTGAGCACCGGCGTGCGTACCCTCCTGGCCATTCTCTTCGGCGCTTATCTCGACAAGCGCGAACTCCAGAACGCGCTGCCCGGCGACGTGATCGAGGAGCCCGGAACCGACGGCGAGCTGTGGCTCGACTACGTGGCCGACCTGGGCGACGGCTTCAACTCCACCTACTCGATCGCCTACCTGCTGGCCCAGCCCGAGCTCGAGCTCGACGGCCAAACACTGCCGCGCGGCCAGATGCTGGTGATGGGCGGCGACCAGGTCTATCCGACGGCGAGCGCGCCGGCCTACGAAGACCGGTGCAAGGGCCCCTACACCGCGGCGCTGCCGTGCTCGCCGGATTCCACGCCGCAGCCGACGCTCTACGCGGTGCCCGGCAACCACGACTGGTATGACGGCCTGACCGCGTTCCTGCGCCTGTTCGCCCGGCAGCGGGACGCGTCGCTCGGCGGCTGGCGTACCAAACAGGCTCGTTCCTATTTTGCCGTGCGACTGCCGGCCGACTGGTGGCTGCTGGCGCTCGACGAGCAGTTCGGCGCCTACGTCGACGACCCGCAGCTCAACTATTTCGAGGCGGCGGCCCGCCAGTTCGGCCCCGACAGCAAGGTCATCCTGGCGGTGCCGGAGCCGTCGTGGGTCAAGGCGACCACCGAGCACCCCGACGCCTACGGTGCGGTCGACTACTTCATCCGCACGATCATCGCGCCGACCGGAGCCCGGGTCCGCCTCATGCTCTCCGGCGACCTGCACCACTACGCGCGCTATTCGGGCGTCGACCGCGAGCTGGTCACCTGCGGCGGTGGCGGCGCCTACATGTATCCCACCCATCAGTTGCCGCCCGAGATCACCGTGCCGCCGACGGACACCCTGTCGAGGCGGTCCAGCCAGTCACGCCCGTTCCAGCTGACGGCGACCTACCCCGACGCGCCGACCTCGCGCCGCCTGGGTTGGGGCATCTTCGGCCGGCTCCCGACCCGCAACGCGGGCTTCACGACGCTGCTCGGCGGCGTGCAAACGCTGCTGATGCTGGCGATGGCGGGGATAGCGACCCAGCAGCGCAACGAGACCGGCCTGCGCCTGTTCAGCATCCCGCTGGTCAGCATGCTGGTGATCACCCTGCTCGCGACAGTCTTCTTCGCCAAGCCACCAACGGCGACCGGCAAACGCTCCTGGCGCCACGCAATCCTGGGCGTCGGTCATGGGTTGGGACAAATCGGCCTGGCCGCGCTAGGCACCTGGGTCTGGCTGATGACCCCGATCCCGGACTGGCCGTGGCCGCTGTCCCTGATCGGCGCGCTGGCCGTCTACTGGCCGGTATCCGGCCTGATCGGCTCCCAGTTGGTAGCGCTCTACCTGCTCATCGCCAGCCGCTTCGGTGTCAACATCAACGAGCTCTACGCCGGCCAGGGCATCGACGACGTCAAAAGCTTCCTGCGCCTGCACATCGCGGCCGACGGGGCGCTGACGGTCTACCCGTTCGCGGTCGACCGCATCTGCCGCGAGTGGCGCACCAACCCAACCGCTCCCGACGACCGGCCTTGGCTGGAGCCCGCGCAAAACCTCGTCTACCGCCCCGCCGACGAACCCTTCGTCCTCCGCTAGGCCAAATTCACATTCATGGCTCGGGTTCGCGGTGGGCGCGACCGTCGCTCCCGCCAGAGCCCGCTCCGCTTCGCTCCGCTGCGGCGTCCGCCGCCGGTCGCCCTCACCCCAAAGCCCGACCTACCGCCGACGGGTCGGGTATGCCTTTCGCGGCGTACATGTTTTGGCATGTGCGTACATGCCAAAACATGTACGCCCGAACAGACACCCGCCGCGCCGGCAGGCATGCCCGCATCGACGATGCGTAAGGCCGGACCGCCACCGTCGACCGTGCCCGACACCAGTCAGCCCCGCGCGTGCCGAGCGGACACCGTTAGCGGCCAGACCGCAGGCCAGAGGCCGCAAACTGGCGGCGGCAAGACGGAAGCCGCGAACTGGCGGCCGCAGGCCAGAGACCACGAACTGGCGGCCGCAAGACGGAAGCCGCGAACTGGCGGCCGCAGGCCAGAGACCGCGAACTGGCGGCCGCAGGCCAGAGACCGCGAACCGGCGGCCGCAAAGCGGAAGCCGCGCACTAGCGGCCGCAGGACAGAGACCGCGAACTGGCGGCCGCAAGCCAGAGACCGCGAACCGGCGGCCGCAAGACGGAAGCCGCGAACCGGCGGCCGCAAGGCGGAGCCGCGGGAGCCGCAGTCGCGGACCCGCGCGGTGGTCTAAGGCCTCGCCCAAGCGGCAGTCCCAAGGCCGCTGGCGCTCGCCGGCCACGCCGCGCGCGAGCCGCGAATCGCAGGTCGCGAGCCGCAAAGGCGCCTGCGTGCCAGCAGTCCCTCCGTCGCATCCGCTGCGGCGCGGCCTCGTGTGCCGGCTGGGACTCGGTCAGGCGTCGGCGCTGTTGTATTGGGCGTCGTGGGCCTTGCGGGGGCCGCAGACGCTGGCGCGGCTGCACGAGCAGCGGGAGCCGTCGGCGTCGAGGCGGACCACCACCGAGTCGCGGGGGACGCTGTGTGCGACCACCCGGCCGTCGCCCTCTGGAGTGGTGACCTTGGTGCCGACTGCGGGCGCGCTGGCCTGGAAGCTTTGGTACAAAGGATGTTCATATTTCAGGCAACACATGAGACGTCCGCATGCGCCCGAAATGCGCAGAGGGTTGAGTGGTAGGTCCTGGTCTTTCGCCATCCGGATCGTCACCGGCTCGAAGTCGGTGAGGAACGTCGCGCAGCACAGGTCGCGACCGCAGGAGCCGATGCCGCCCTGCACGCGGGCCGAGTCGCGGGCGGAGAGTTGGCGTAGCTCGACCCGGCAGTGCAGGGTCGCGCCCAAGTCGCGGACCAGCGACCGGAAGTCGACCCGGTGCGGCGCGGTGAAGTAGATCGTCGTGCGGGCGCTCGCTCCGGACGGGTCGAGCACGTGGTCGACGGCGACCACCTTCATCGGCAGGGCGTGTTCGCGGATCAGCTTCTTGGCCGCCGCCTTGGCCTCGGCCTTGCGCTTGCGCTGGGTCTCGTCACGCTGGAGGTCGACCTCGGTGGCCATGCCGGCCAGCTTGGGGAAGCCCGACGTGTCGTCGTCGACCCACTGCGCGGCCCAGACGCACTCCGCCACCTCGGGGCCGTCGTCCGTCGGGACGAGCACCCGGTCGCCGACCACGGGGGTCAGGTCGACCGGATCGAGGTAGTAGAGGCGGCCGTAACGGTTGAAGCTGACCGCGCACAGCATGCCCATGCCCGCCACCTTACGTCGCTAGGTGTGGCGTACACGACCGTGCGCCTTTCGGACGATTTGCATTGTCCGTACGAATGGGACACATCCCTGTGCCGCAACCCTCCATGCGGGTCGTCGTTGGCCGAGGTGCGTCAAGCTTCGGGGGTCGGCACACTCGGGTCGTGCCGACCCCCGATTCGTATCGATGTCGGTCGCCGGAAGGTTGAAAGCCGCATCGATCGCGGGACAAGTCCCGCCGGTTGGCGTTGAGTGATAACACCAAGCCTGCGGGGGGTGCAGGAAAGGGCCACGGCGTCGCTGCCGGAGCGGTTGCTCCCGAGCGCGACGCCGTCGCCGTGTCCGGGCCGTTGCACCCGCCGGGCACCATGCATTGATGACCAGCACCCCGGCATGGCGCGCCTGGCTCCGCTTCCCCATCGACAACTGGCCCAGCCGGATCTATCTGCTGCTGGTCGCAGCGGCAGTGGCGTTCGCCGCGGTCGACTCCGCGCTGACCAGCCCGGACGCCTCCTTCAGCGCGATCTACATGCTGATCCTGACCGCACCGATCTCGCTGCTGGCGGCGATCCCGCTGGTCGGGGTAGCGATAGGCGCCCTGGTCAACGCCACGGTCATCGGCGCCCTGGCCCACCTCGCCCGAGCCCGCCACTGACCTGCGACTGATCCTTCGCACCAGCCGCGCCGCCCCGCTCATCCCTCGGCCGCGGGCGGCTGGTCCTTCACGCAGCCCCGGCCGCGCGGCGGCTAGTCCTTCGCGCAGGCCTGGGCGTCGGTCGGCGAGTGGCCGCCGTCGGTGCGGAGTTCGACGCAGCAGTGCCCTGGGCGGGGCGCCAGCGCGGCGTCGACGCCGTTGGTTTCCAGGCCCGCGAGCAATCCGCCGAGGTAGGCGTGGTTGATCCCGCACACCAGCTCGGGTGAGCGGCTGGCCAGCGCGTGGAACGGGCAGTTGAGCAACCGGATCTCGGTCGGCGCGGTGCGGACTGGCTCGAAGCCGCGGCGCTCCAGCAGCGCCTCGGTCAAGGTCAGTGAGCGTTCCGGGCCGAGTCGCCCAGGGCGGAGGCGGGCGCGTTCGCCGGCGCCGAGTTGCTCGCCTCGCACGCGGGCGGCGCGCAGCGCGGCAGCTTGGCCGTCGTCTCCCGGCGCATGGGAGAGGACCGCGTCCAACAGGATCTCGGCGATCACGTCGGGGCGGCGCTCGGGGATGCTGACCTGGAGGTCGGCGTCGGCCGGCTCGTAGACCTTTGGCTTGCGGCCGACCTTCCGGACCCCGCCCGGGCTTTCCTCTCGGGCGCACAGCAGACCGGCGGCCACGAGTTTGTCGAGGTGGAACGCGGCGAGCTTGGTCGAGGTCCCCGCGTGGGCGGCCACTTCTTCGCGGGTGACCGGCCGGCGGGCGCGGCGGATGAAGCCGAACATCCGTCGGCGCTGCTCGTCGGCGAGCACCGCGAGGGCTTCGACGGGGCTGCCCGGGGCGGTCATCTATTCACAATAACGCAAACTTTTGTTGGCACAACTCCGTACACCCGCAGGCCCTTGACCTTTCTCGGAAATAAGTCCAATACTTGTTGGTGCATGAAATGACTTTGCAGCGAACCGCGGGCGACGGCGTCAACCTCGCCGCTGCCGAGCAGGCCGCCGGGCAGTTTCTGCGTGCGCTCGGCCTGCGCACCGACACCGAGAGCATGCGGGGGACGCCGGGGCGGATGGCGCGCGCCTACGCCGAGCTTTTCAGCCCGCGGCCGTTCGACCTGACCACGTTTCCCAACGACGAGGGCTACGACGAGCTGGTCCTGGCCCGCGCCATCCCGCTGCGCTCGGTCTGCGAGCACCACCTGCTGCCGTTCGTCGGCACCGCGCACGTCGGCTATCTGCCGGGGCAGCGGATTCTGGGCCTCTCGAAGCTCGCCCGCGTGGTCGAACACTTCGCCTGCCGGCCGCAGGTGCAGGAACGGCTCACCAAGCAGATCGCCGACTGGCTGCAGACCCAGCTCACCCCGAAGGGTGTCGGCGTCGTCATCGAGGCCGAGCACACCTGCATGACGCTGCGCGGCGTGCAAGCCACCGGCTCGACCACCATCACCTCGACCATGCTGGGGCTGCTCCGCGACGACCCGCGCTCCCGAAGCGAGTTCCTCGCGCTCACCCGTGTCGTCGGCTGAGAGGAAAACCATGACCAAGCACGACGCGTACGCGATCGTCGGAGCCGGCCTCGGTGGCGCCAAGGCCGCACAGACCCTGCGCGAGCAGGGCTTCACCGGGCCGGTGGTGCTGATCGGCGAGGAGCACGAACGCCCCTACGAGCGCCCGCCGCTGTCCAAGGGCTATCTGTCCGGCAAGGACGAGCGCGAGAAGATCTATGTCCACGATGCCGGGTGGTATGCGGAGCACGACGTCGACCTGCGGCTGAACACCCGGGTCATAGCGCTCGATCCCGGCGCGCACCAGCTCACGTTCGCCGACGGGAGCACGCTGGGCTACGCGAAGCTGTTGCTGACCACCGGATCCTCGCCGCGCCCGCTCACCGTGCCGGGTGCCGAGCTCGACGGGGTCCTTTATCTGCGGCGGGTGCAGCACAGCGATCGGCTCAAGGAAGCGTTCCGGCCCGGTGCTCGCATCGTCGTCATCGGCGCGGGCTGGATCGGCTTGGAGACGGCCGCCGCCGCCCGCGAGGCCGGAGCCGCCGTCACGGTGCTGGAGAGCGCGGAGCTGCCGCTGCTGCGGGTGCTCGGGCGCGAGGTGGCCCAGGTCTTCGCCGACCTCCACCTGCGCCACGGTGTCGACCTGCAGCCGAGCGTGCAGGTCGCCGAGATCAGCGGCGCAGCGGGCACTGTGGATGGTGTGCTGCTCGCCGACGGCACCCGGATCGATGCCGACACGGTGATCGTCGGGGTCGGCATCACGCCCAACGTCGGGCTCGCGGCGGCGGCCGGGTTGGCCGTCGACAATGGCATCGTCACCGACGAATACCTGCGCACCTCCGCGCCCGACGTCTACGCGGCGGGCGACGTGGCCAATGCCTTCCATCCGTTCCTCGACCGGCATATCCGCGTCGAGCACTGGGCCAACGCGCTCAACCAGCCGCAGACCGCGGCCCGGGCGATGCTGGGCCAGGACGCCAGCTACGACCGGCTGCCCTATTTCTTCACCGACCAATACGAGCTGGGCATGGAATACACCGGGTATGTCGAGCCCGATGGCTATGGCCAGGTCGTCTTCCGCGGCGACCCGGCCACCGGCGAGTTCATTGCGTTCTGGCTGGCCGGCGGCCGGGTCCTGGCCGGGATGAACGTCAACGTCTGGGACGTCACCAAGCCCATCCAGGAACTCATCCGCTCGCGCGCGCTCGTCGACCCGGCCCGGCTGGCGGACCCGAAGGTGCCGCTGGAGGCGTTGGTCGAGGGTTAGAAGCTCAGCCGGGTGATCCGCTCGTAGCTGGCCGGCGGCAACGCGGCCGGCCTCGGGTTGCCGGCGACCTGCCGCCGGTGCAGCAGGCTCTCGCCGTCGGTCACCGCTTCGTCGATCGCCGCCAGCACCCGGGTGGCGATCGCCGACGCGGACCGGGGCGCGTCGGCCAGGCCGAGCACGACCGAGACCGCCTCGGCCGAACCCAGCGCATCCGCCAGCACCGCCGCCAGTCGTGAACGCGTGCGGGCGATCCAGGCGGCGACCTCGTCGGCCAGCCGGGCGGTCGCCGCCAGCGCGTCGGCGGCGTCGCCGAGGTCACGGGCCAGCCGCTGGGCGTGTGCGGCGAACGCCTCGCCCGCCGGACCTTCCCAGGCCACCGGCGCGGCCAAAGCGGCCTGGGCGTCGGCATAGGGGCCGGCCCGCTCGCGCACGGTCGCGGCCGCCGCCGCAACTGGCGCCGCCGACAGCGTCGGCGTCAGTGCCGTCACCGCCTCGCCCGGCAAAGCCCGCACCCGGCGCAGCAGCATCCACACAGGATCGTCGCCCGCGGAACCGAACCGGGCCAGCACGTCATCGACCCGCGCGAGCAACTCACCCGCCGGCCCAGCGAGATGATCGAGCGCGTCAGCCATCACCCACCGCCCTCACGAGAGGACACCGGCGCGACCCGCGCCCGAACAGCGGGTCACCGCCGATCCCAAGCAGATGTGATCATGACTCGCCCGCCCGATTGGAGCGCTGGGCCGACGACCCTTCCACGCCCGAGTAAGCCTCACCCGCCGCGCGGAGGG
This genomic interval from Asanoa ferruginea contains the following:
- a CDS encoding helix-turn-helix transcriptional regulator, whose protein sequence is MTAPGSPVEALAVLADEQRRRMFGFIRRARRPVTREEVAAHAGTSTKLAAFHLDKLVAAGLLCAREESPGGVRKVGRKPKVYEPADADLQVSIPERRPDVIAEILLDAVLSHAPGDDGQAAALRAARVRGEQLGAGERARLRPGRLGPERSLTLTEALLERRGFEPVRTAPTEIRLLNCPFHALASRSPELVCGINHAYLGGLLAGLETNGVDAALAPRPGHCCVELRTDGGHSPTDAQACAKD
- the folE gene encoding GTP cyclohydrolase I FolE, giving the protein MTLQRTAGDGVNLAAAEQAAGQFLRALGLRTDTESMRGTPGRMARAYAELFSPRPFDLTTFPNDEGYDELVLARAIPLRSVCEHHLLPFVGTAHVGYLPGQRILGLSKLARVVEHFACRPQVQERLTKQIADWLQTQLTPKGVGVVIEAEHTCMTLRGVQATGSTTITSTMLGLLRDDPRSRSEFLALTRVVG
- a CDS encoding NAD(P)/FAD-dependent oxidoreductase; protein product: MTKHDAYAIVGAGLGGAKAAQTLREQGFTGPVVLIGEEHERPYERPPLSKGYLSGKDEREKIYVHDAGWYAEHDVDLRLNTRVIALDPGAHQLTFADGSTLGYAKLLLTTGSSPRPLTVPGAELDGVLYLRRVQHSDRLKEAFRPGARIVVIGAGWIGLETAAAAREAGAAVTVLESAELPLLRVLGREVAQVFADLHLRHGVDLQPSVQVAEISGAAGTVDGVLLADGTRIDADTVIVGVGITPNVGLAAAAGLAVDNGIVTDEYLRTSAPDVYAAGDVANAFHPFLDRHIRVEHWANALNQPQTAARAMLGQDASYDRLPYFFTDQYELGMEYTGYVEPDGYGQVVFRGDPATGEFIAFWLAGGRVLAGMNVNVWDVTKPIQELIRSRALVDPARLADPKVPLEALVEG